A single genomic interval of Cucumis sativus cultivar 9930 chromosome 5, Cucumber_9930_V3, whole genome shotgun sequence harbors:
- the LOC101211177 gene encoding protein PAM71, chloroplastic isoform X3, which yields MLLLGCSQSHFWETLVILAQAFLLIFFSELGDKTFFIAALLAARNSAATVFTGTFGALGAMTIISVVLGRTFHYVDEILPFRLGDSDLPVDDIAAVCLLVYFGVTTLLDASSSDGLKAEDEQKEAELAVSKFSGNGAGILAAASTVVSTFALVFVAEWGDKSFFSTIALAAASSPLGVIGGALAGHGVATLLAVLGGSLLGTFLSEKIIAYVGGVLFLVFAAVTLVEIVN from the exons ATGTTGCTACTGGGTTGCAGTCAGTCCCACTTCTGGGAGACCTTGGTGATATTAGCACAG GCGTTTTTGCTAATCTTTTTCTCAGAACTAGGGGACAAGACCTTTTTCATTGCA GCGCTTCTAGCAGCTAGGAACTCTGCTGCTACTGTTTTTACTGGAACTTTTGGTGCACTTGG GGCAATGACCATCATATCTGTTGTTCTCGGACGAACTTTTCACTACGTTGATGAGATTCTTCCATTCAG GCTTGGTGATAGTGATTTACCAGTTGATGATATTGCAGCTGTCTGTCTCTTG GTTTATTTTGGGGTTACAACATTGCTTGATGCCAGCTCAAGTGATGGACTAAAGGCAGAAGATGAGCAGAAGGAG GCAGAATTAGCTGTCTCCAAGTTCTCAGGAAATGGTGCCGGAATATTAGCTGCTGCCAGTACTGTCGTCAGCACCTTTGCATTAGTGTTTGTAGCTGAGTGGGGTGACAAGTCATTTTTCTCTACGATTG CCCTTGCTGCTGCTTCTTCACCCCTTGGAGTCATTGGTGGTGCACTAGCTGGTCATGGTGTTGCAACATTG CTTGCTGTTCTAGGAGGTTCTTTGCTAGGGACATTTTTATCAGAAAAG ATTATCGCTTACGTTGGAGGAGTTCTTTTTCTCGTATTCGCTGCTGTAACTTTAGTAGAGATAGTAAACTAG
- the LOC101211177 gene encoding protein PAM71, chloroplastic isoform X2, whose product MLLSGFFILQDSQHALAGSDVATGLQSVPLLGDLGDISTGFASAFLLIFFSELGDKTFFIAALLAARNSAATVFTGTFGALGAMTIISVVLGRTFHYVDEILPFRLGDSDLPVDDIAAVCLLVYFGVTTLLDASSSDGLKAEDEQKEAELAVSKFSGNGAGILAAASTVVSTFALVFVAEWGDKSFFSTIALAAASSPLGVIGGALAGHGVATLLAVLGGSLLGTFLSEKIIAYVGGVLFLVFAAVTLVEIVN is encoded by the exons atgctCCTGTCTGGGTTCTTCATACTTCAAGACTCTCAGCATGCATTAGCTGGTTCAGATGTTGCTACTGGGTTGCAGTCAGTCCCACTTCTGGGAGACCTTGGTGATATTAGCACAGGTTTTGCTTCA GCGTTTTTGCTAATCTTTTTCTCAGAACTAGGGGACAAGACCTTTTTCATTGCA GCGCTTCTAGCAGCTAGGAACTCTGCTGCTACTGTTTTTACTGGAACTTTTGGTGCACTTGG GGCAATGACCATCATATCTGTTGTTCTCGGACGAACTTTTCACTACGTTGATGAGATTCTTCCATTCAG GCTTGGTGATAGTGATTTACCAGTTGATGATATTGCAGCTGTCTGTCTCTTG GTTTATTTTGGGGTTACAACATTGCTTGATGCCAGCTCAAGTGATGGACTAAAGGCAGAAGATGAGCAGAAGGAG GCAGAATTAGCTGTCTCCAAGTTCTCAGGAAATGGTGCCGGAATATTAGCTGCTGCCAGTACTGTCGTCAGCACCTTTGCATTAGTGTTTGTAGCTGAGTGGGGTGACAAGTCATTTTTCTCTACGATTG CCCTTGCTGCTGCTTCTTCACCCCTTGGAGTCATTGGTGGTGCACTAGCTGGTCATGGTGTTGCAACATTG CTTGCTGTTCTAGGAGGTTCTTTGCTAGGGACATTTTTATCAGAAAAG ATTATCGCTTACGTTGGAGGAGTTCTTTTTCTCGTATTCGCTGCTGTAACTTTAGTAGAGATAGTAAACTAG
- the LOC101212238 gene encoding uncharacterized protein LOC101212238: MGSSFQNLNFAANYSLNVFKILGKSFQDGKTGAEDSADTILRLDSTGSSVPCGSISNGMKRKWSLVEKSMGGQSVGSSLSLGFVHSSSSSDSKGSSGTACTRVSSAKETDEESSMALDLDFSLNLGSDRVASPKEPASKPLKVQKVKPKVDLELSLSTGPSESDVTSIYQGFPSLQLSMEKPLTFVETSNTDDGETSCCWKPGTAQPVVPTSLNPQVGYIFPPVTEIMIPPANVPDLSSSVLTMPKSSVTCTSGITQQQRFNRSSNSKICQVEGCGKGARGASGRCISHGGGRRCQKLGCHKGAEGRTVYCKAHGGGRRCQHLGCTKSAEGRTDYCIAHGGGRRCNREGCTRAARGKSGLCIRHGGGKRCQKENCTKSAEGLSGLCISHGGGRRCQTPGCTKGAQGSTMYCKAHGGGKRCTAPGCTKGAEGSTPFCKGHGGGKRCGFQGGGICTKSVHGGTNFCVAHGGGKRCAVPECTKSARGRTDYCVRHGGGKRCKFEGCGKSAQGSTDFCKAHGGGKRCSWGHPGSEYGTQPCCPCNSFARGKMGLCALHSGLVQDKRVHGGVSIGPIIQDPNLSKTEKMKGIVGEDYMNEDLIKVGGKVGPNLEHFAGSEADKPSTSVLAPEGRVHGGSLLAMLACSSGLGSTSRNAVSGPDQPMEHHIMSRSWV, encoded by the coding sequence ATGGGCTCAAGCTTCCAGAACTTGAATTTTGCTGCCAATTATTCGTTGAATGTATTTAAGATTTTGGGAAAGTCTTTTCAAGATGGAAAAACTGGAGCTGAAGACAGTGCAGACACCATTCTTCGACTTGATTCCACTGGATCTTCAGTTCCCTGTGGATCCATATCAAATGGGATGAAAAGGAAGTGGAGTTTGGTTGAGAAATCCATGGGTGGTCAGTCAGTTGGGTCTTCCTTATCTCTTGGGTTTGTTCATTCCTCAAGTTCTTCTGACAGCAAGGGGAGTTCAGGAACTGCATGCACCAGAGTGTCTTCTGCTAAAGAAACCGATGAGGAATCCTCAATGGCACTTGATCTGGATTTTTCTCTCAATCTTGGTAGCGATAGGGTAGCTAGCCCCAAAGAACCTGCCAGTAAGCCGCTTAAAGTACAGAAAGTTAAACCGAAGGTTGACTTGGAGTTAAGTCTCTCAACTGGGCCATCTGAATCTGATGTCACTTCAATTTATCAGGGTTTCCCCTCACTTCAGTTGTCAATGGAGAAGCCATTGACATTTGTTGAAACCTCGAACACAGATGATGGAGAAACATCTTGTTGTTGGAAGCCAGGAACTGCGCAGCCAGTCGTGCCTACCTCATTGAATCCTCAGGTTGGCTACATTTTCCCCCCAGTTACTGAGATAATGATTCCGCCTGCCAATGTTCCAGACCTTTCCTCGAGCGTTTTAACCATGCCAAAAAGCTCAGTCACCTGTACTTCCGGGATAACACAACAGCAGCGTTTTAATCGTAGCAGTAATTCTAAAATATGCCAAGTTGAGGGATGTGGCAAGGGAGCCAGAGGTGCTTCTGGCCGTTGCATATCACATGGTGGTGGTCGGAGGTGTCAAAAACTGGGATGCCATAAAGGGGCTGAGGGTCGCACTGTATACTGCAAGGCCCATGGAGGTGGACGACGATGTCAACACTTGGGTTGCACCAAGAGTGCAGAAGGACGCACAGACTATTGTATTGCCCATGGTGGAGGTCGAAGATGCAACCGTGAAGGATGTACTCGAGCAGCAAGAGGGAAATCAGGATTATGCATTCGTCATGGTGGTGGCAAGAGATGTCAAAAGGAAAACTGCACCAAGAGTGCGGAAGGCCTCTCTGGTCTTTGCATCTCTCATGGTGGTGGTAGGCGATGCCAAACACCTGGGTGCACTAAAGGGGCACAAGGGAGCACTATGTACTGCAAGGCTCATGGTGGGGGAAAAAGATGTACGGCTCCTGGTTGTACCAAAGGTGCTGAAGGGAGCACCCCATTTTGTAAGGGCCATGGTGGTGGAAAACGGTGTGGATTCCAGGGAGGTGGCATTTGTACAAAAAGTGTCCATGGGGGTACCAACTTTTGTGTGGCTCATGGTGGGGGCAAGAGATGTGCTGTTCCTGAGTGCACAAAAAGTGCTAGGGGAAGAACGGACTATTGTGTGCGTCATGGTGGGGGAAAGAGATGCAAGTTTGAAGGGTGCGGCAAGAGTGCACAAGGAAGCACAGATTTCTGCAAGGCACATGGTGGAGGAAAAAGATGTTCTTGGGGTCATCCTGGGTCTGAGTATGGCACACAACCCTGTTGcccatgcaattcatttgctaGAGGAAAGATGGGTCTTTGTGCACTTCATAGTGGCCTTGTGCAAGATAAGAGGGTTCACGGGGGTGTCTCAATCGGACCTATAATTCAGGACCCTAATCTCAGCAAGACAGAGAAGATGAAAGGAATAGTTGGGGAAGATTACATGAATGAAGATCTTATCAAGGTAGGAGGCAAAGTTGGTCCAAATCTTGAGCACTTTGCAGGCAGTGAAGCTGATAAACCATCGACATCAGTTCTTGCTCCTGAAGGTAGAGTGCATGGCGGAAGTTTGTTGGCAATGCTTGCTTGCAGCTCAGGACTAGGATCAACCAGTAGAAATGCAGTTTCTGGTCCTGATCAGCCAATGGAACATCACATCATGTCTCGTAGTTGGGTGTGA